The Apostichopus japonicus isolate 1M-3 chromosome 6, ASM3797524v1, whole genome shotgun sequence genome contains a region encoding:
- the LOC139968784 gene encoding synaptotagmin-1-like, protein MLSYRGVSLKDDATTAARKRSLFAAKKSQSTPANLCGASVDTPDNKPEGATSVGEEDASPKEEIAPPPYGKVSFAITYDKELEQLRVFLEQMSQVAVKTPHATSADTFAKVSLSPDHGIPVSLTRVVCKTNSPVYRQNFIFRVTPEAVRELVIKFQVFELDDFPHNDPIGELEYPLSQNHDLDNAVTIWRDLKKPEKVPSASKGEILISLTYLPNAEKLTLVVLKARQLRLAEWRTSTPGKSVLDNFVKITLVKSGKVMKYKQTRLCRKSCNPVYNEGFALKVRQTELDDVCLTLAMCVRLNHLGFHRVVGRCIVGRHVGAEGASHWRDMIATPRSGVGQWHVLV, encoded by the exons ATGCTATCATACCGCGGTGTAAGCTTAAAGGATGACGCGACCACAGCGGCGAGGAAGCGAAGTTTATTTGCTGCCAAGAAATCCCAGTCGACACCAGCCAACTTGTGCGGTGCAAGTGTGGACACACCGGACAACAAACCAGAAGGTGCGACCTCTGTTGGTGAGGAAGATGCTTCTCCAAAAGAGGAGATAGCGCCACCACCCTATGGCAAGGTTTCATTTGCAATAACATATGACAAGGAGTTAGAACAGCTGAGAGTTTTCCTTGAGCAAATGTCACAAGTAGCGGTTAAAACACCACAT GCTACTTCTGCAGATACATTCGCAAAGGTCTCCCTCTCTCCCGACCACGGTATACCGGTATCCTTAACCAGGGTTGTTTGTAAAACCAATAGTCCGGTGTATCGCCAAAATTTTATATTCCGTGTAACGCCTGAAGCAGTGAGGGAACTCGTGATTAAATTTCAG gTGTTTGAGCTTGATGATTTCCCTCATAACGATCCCATCGGCGAACTGGAATATCCACTCTCTCAGAATCATGATCTGGACAATGCCGTGACAATCTGGCGTGATCTCAAGAAACCTGAGAAG GTTCCAAGTGCAAGTAAAGGTGAAATTTTGATCTCGTTAACTTACTTACCGAACGCAGAAAAATTAACTCTGGTAGTACTAAAAGCAAGACAACTGAGATTGGCAGAATGGAGGACATCGACGCCAGGAAAATCAG TTTTGGATAACTTTGTGAAGATTACTCTGGTCAAATCTGGTAAGGTTATGAAGTACAAACAAACACGTCTTTGCCGAAAATCGTGTAATCCAGTTTACAACGAAGGATTTGCATTGAAAGTACGACAAACTGAACTGGATGATGTTTGTCTAACTCTGGCGATGTGCGTCCGGCTAAACCACCTCGGTTTCCACCGTGTGGTTGGCCGGTGTATCGTCGGACGTCACGTGGGTGCGGAGGGTGCTTCTCATTGGAGGGATATGATTGCCACCCCGAGAAGCGGTGTTGGGCAATGGCACGTGTTGGTGTGA